A stretch of the Sphingobacterium thalpophilum genome encodes the following:
- a CDS encoding sigma-70 family RNA polymerase sigma factor, which yields MRQLKITQSITNRESQSLDKYLHEIGKVDLITAEEEVELAQRIREGDQVALEKLTKTNLRFVVSVAKQYQNQGLTLGDLINEGNLGLIKAAKRFDETKGFKFISYAVWWIRQSILQAIAEQSRIVRLPLNQVGSLSKISKAFSKLEQEYEREPSPEELADILETTVDKVSDTLSNSGRHVSMDAPFVQGEENTLLDVLENHDPDTDSSLIDESLSEEIKRSLATLTEREREIIVLFFGLGSNHQLSLEEIGEKFNLTRERVRQIKDKALQRLRHTSRSKILKSYLG from the coding sequence ATGAGACAGCTCAAAATTACACAATCTATCACCAATCGTGAGTCGCAGTCTTTGGACAAATACTTACACGAAATTGGTAAAGTAGACTTAATTACAGCAGAAGAAGAAGTAGAATTAGCACAGCGCATCCGCGAAGGTGATCAAGTTGCCTTGGAAAAATTGACTAAAACCAACCTTCGTTTCGTAGTATCAGTAGCAAAACAATATCAAAATCAAGGTTTGACCTTAGGTGATTTAATCAACGAAGGTAACCTGGGCTTAATCAAAGCAGCTAAACGTTTTGACGAAACAAAAGGGTTTAAGTTCATTTCTTATGCCGTTTGGTGGATTCGCCAATCTATTCTTCAGGCAATTGCTGAACAATCACGTATCGTACGTCTGCCTTTGAACCAAGTAGGTTCTTTAAGCAAAATCAGTAAAGCTTTCTCAAAACTAGAACAAGAATACGAACGAGAACCGTCTCCGGAAGAATTGGCAGATATCCTGGAAACTACTGTAGATAAGGTTTCGGACACGTTAAGCAATTCAGGACGTCACGTATCGATGGACGCTCCATTTGTCCAGGGCGAAGAGAACACTCTCCTGGATGTTTTGGAAAACCACGACCCCGATACGGATAGCTCCCTAATTGATGAATCTCTATCAGAGGAAATAAAACGATCATTGGCAACATTGACAGAAAGGGAGCGTGAAATTATCGTTCTTTTCTTTGGCTTAGGTTCTAACCATCAATTATCGTTGGAAGAAATCGGTGAGAAGTTCAATTTGACCCGGGAGCGTGTTCGTCAAATTAAAGACAAAGCTTTACAACGCTTAAGACACACCTCGAGAAGCAAAATCTTAAAATCTTACTTAGGTTAA
- a CDS encoding helix-turn-helix domain-containing protein: protein MPIIIHLDKIMKEKKVSLNQLSDSVGITLSNLSIIKNQKAKALRLDTLAAICKALDCQPGDLLQYDDEDKLD from the coding sequence ATGCCAATCATAATTCATCTGGATAAAATCATGAAGGAGAAAAAAGTATCACTTAACCAATTAAGTGACAGCGTAGGTATCACGCTTTCTAATCTTTCCATCATCAAAAATCAAAAAGCAAAGGCATTGCGTCTGGATACACTGGCGGCGATTTGTAAAGCGCTTGATTGCCAGCCGGGGGATTTATTGCAGTATGATGATGAGGATAAATTGGATTAG
- the fmt gene encoding methionyl-tRNA formyltransferase produces the protein MRIIFMGTPDFAVASLEALIQSGEQVVAVVTVPDKPAGRGQKIHESPVKLYALQHRIPVLQPVKLRDEAFLAQLRSFEADLQIVVAFRMLPEVVWNMPKFGTVNVHASLLPQYRGAAPINHAIMNGEKESGVTTFLLQHEIDTGNVLLSKKVAIQQTDTAGDLHDKLMVAGAETLLETIRQLKAGTLLPRRQDEMASPSPLKHAPKIFKEDCKINWNQPTNVVYNFIRGLSPYPAAFTLLNDKVLKIYTTEKEHIVTADAPGTIHTDRKSYLKFATQDGYILVSELQLEGKKKMNITDFLKGYRF, from the coding sequence ATGCGTATCATTTTCATGGGAACTCCCGATTTTGCTGTAGCTTCGCTCGAAGCGCTTATTCAATCTGGTGAGCAAGTAGTTGCTGTCGTTACGGTACCTGACAAACCCGCAGGGCGCGGACAGAAAATCCATGAGTCACCGGTCAAATTGTACGCTTTACAACATCGTATCCCCGTCCTTCAGCCTGTAAAACTGCGGGACGAAGCTTTTCTGGCCCAATTGCGGAGCTTTGAAGCAGACCTACAGATAGTCGTTGCCTTTCGAATGCTTCCCGAGGTGGTCTGGAATATGCCGAAATTCGGTACCGTCAACGTACACGCCTCGCTACTACCCCAATACAGAGGAGCTGCTCCGATCAACCATGCGATTATGAACGGTGAGAAAGAATCAGGTGTGACTACCTTTTTGCTACAACATGAAATTGATACCGGCAACGTGCTATTATCAAAAAAAGTGGCCATCCAACAGACCGATACAGCGGGCGACCTGCACGATAAATTGATGGTTGCGGGCGCCGAGACATTGCTCGAAACCATCCGACAACTGAAAGCAGGCACCCTACTGCCAAGGAGACAGGATGAAATGGCCTCGCCGTCACCGCTGAAACATGCTCCAAAAATCTTTAAAGAAGACTGTAAAATAAACTGGAACCAACCAACCAATGTGGTCTATAATTTTATTCGAGGGCTAAGTCCCTATCCTGCCGCTTTTACTTTACTGAATGACAAGGTATTAAAAATCTACACAACAGAAAAAGAACACATCGTAACAGCTGATGCCCCGGGAACCATTCACACCGATAGAAAAAGTTATCTAAAGTTTGCTACACAAGACGGTTACATCCTAGTGTCGGAACTCCAGCTTGAGGGCAAAAAGAAAATGAATATAACAGATTTTTTAAAGGGGTATAGATTCTAA
- a CDS encoding ABC transporter permease, whose translation MNFPYFLAHRIAFSGKRTFSKLIVRVTIGAIALAIAAIVISIAVLRGFKGEIISKQRDFFADVLVLRYDLNKSYENSPISLTPQLNKAILGIPQVYSINSFATKAGIINVNDEVEGVILKGIDSLYDQQHIKNMLVDGSTMDFKADNVGNQILVSKYLADRLMLKVGDDFIMYFVQEPIRKRKFVIKGIFNTGSEELDKVYVIGSLDIIRKLSNLDDNEVGGYEIRINDFNQLERTTAQIEDMLPIDMQAINIKDRVPDIFQWLDLLDMNTKIIFILMTVVAIINMISALLITILERTSMIGILKALGYHNAGIRQVFMYSALYLIGLGLVIGNLIGLGFYFFQDYTHFFKLDQQTYYIAYVAVKLYWSDVILVNLSVVLIGMISLFIPSMLITKISPIKAISFK comes from the coding sequence TTGAATTTTCCTTATTTTTTAGCACATAGAATAGCATTTTCTGGCAAACGTACGTTCTCCAAATTGATCGTCCGCGTAACCATAGGGGCAATTGCGCTAGCTATTGCGGCTATTGTAATTTCCATTGCAGTTTTGCGTGGCTTTAAAGGAGAGATTATTAGCAAGCAACGTGATTTTTTTGCCGATGTGCTGGTGTTACGTTACGATCTTAATAAATCTTATGAAAATTCGCCGATATCACTGACCCCTCAGCTCAATAAAGCTATTTTGGGTATTCCACAAGTGTATTCCATCAATTCTTTTGCGACAAAGGCCGGCATTATCAACGTTAATGATGAGGTGGAAGGGGTTATTTTGAAAGGAATTGATTCGCTGTACGATCAACAACACATTAAAAATATGCTTGTTGACGGTAGTACAATGGATTTTAAAGCTGACAATGTGGGTAATCAGATCCTCGTGTCTAAATATTTGGCTGACCGTCTCATGCTGAAAGTTGGAGATGATTTTATTATGTATTTCGTACAGGAACCGATTCGCAAACGGAAGTTTGTGATCAAAGGGATATTTAACACCGGATCTGAAGAACTTGATAAAGTGTACGTCATCGGTTCACTGGATATTATCCGCAAATTGAGCAATTTAGATGATAACGAAGTCGGCGGATATGAAATCCGTATCAACGATTTTAATCAACTTGAACGGACGACAGCTCAGATCGAGGATATGCTGCCGATTGATATGCAGGCTATCAATATCAAGGACCGGGTGCCTGATATTTTTCAGTGGCTGGATCTTCTCGATATGAACACGAAGATCATTTTTATTCTTATGACAGTCGTCGCTATTATCAATATGATCTCGGCATTGCTGATTACCATCCTCGAACGAACTTCCATGATCGGCATACTTAAGGCATTGGGGTATCATAATGCCGGCATCAGGCAGGTATTTATGTATAGCGCGTTATACCTAATTGGACTTGGTCTGGTTATCGGCAATCTAATTGGCCTGGGCTTTTATTTTTTTCAAGACTATACGCATTTTTTTAAACTTGATCAGCAGACCTACTATATCGCTTACGTTGCAGTCAAGCTGTACTGGTCAGACGTCATTCTGGTGAACCTTTCTGTCGTACTTATCGGGATGATATCGCTGTTTATTCCGTCCATGTTGATTACCAAGATTAGTCCGATTAAAGCAATTTCTTTTAAGTAA